A single region of the Paraburkholderia sprentiae WSM5005 genome encodes:
- a CDS encoding FAD-dependent oxidoreductase — protein MNRLTRPDFAVLGGGLCGRLVAWRLAGDGHRVALYERGDAAGSQAAAWVAAAMLAPLAEAASAELLITRLGASSLESWPHVLAELPEPVFFQRNGTLVVWHHADRTEAPLFERRVRANAPAELLDGGFVTLAGAQLGAAEPALAGRFNQGWLLPREGQLDNRQVLSALAAGLAERGVDTHWNTPIGDASLPDAGITIDCRGLGAKPVLPTLRGIRGEVARVHAPHLQLTRPVRLLHPRYPLYIAPKQNGLYVIGATEVEGEDMSPVSVRSALELLSAAFSVHPGFGEARILELNSQCRPTLPDHRPALLWDGARTLRVNGLYRHGFMIAPEVADEAVRFASALLDGRVGDADAFAGWRRDARWSELFQQDFAREPT, from the coding sequence ATGAACCGTCTCACCCGACCCGATTTCGCCGTGCTCGGCGGCGGCCTGTGCGGCCGGCTGGTCGCGTGGCGCCTGGCGGGCGACGGGCATCGCGTGGCGCTCTACGAGCGCGGCGATGCGGCCGGTTCGCAGGCTGCCGCGTGGGTCGCGGCTGCGATGCTCGCGCCGTTGGCAGAAGCTGCCAGCGCCGAACTGCTGATTACGCGGCTCGGGGCGAGTTCGCTCGAAAGCTGGCCGCACGTGCTCGCCGAACTACCAGAGCCGGTGTTTTTCCAGCGCAACGGCACGCTCGTCGTCTGGCATCACGCGGATCGCACCGAGGCGCCGCTGTTCGAGCGCCGGGTGCGCGCGAACGCGCCGGCCGAGTTGCTCGACGGCGGCTTTGTCACGCTCGCGGGCGCGCAGCTCGGCGCTGCCGAACCCGCGTTGGCCGGCCGTTTCAACCAAGGCTGGCTGCTGCCGCGCGAAGGCCAGCTGGACAACCGGCAGGTGCTGTCCGCGCTCGCGGCGGGGCTTGCCGAGCGCGGCGTCGACACGCACTGGAACACGCCGATCGGCGACGCGTCGCTGCCCGACGCCGGCATCACGATCGATTGCCGCGGGCTCGGCGCGAAGCCCGTGCTGCCGACGCTACGCGGCATCCGCGGCGAAGTTGCGCGCGTGCATGCGCCTCACCTGCAGCTGACGCGCCCGGTGCGGCTGCTGCATCCACGCTACCCGCTGTATATCGCGCCGAAGCAGAACGGCCTTTATGTGATCGGCGCGACCGAGGTGGAGGGCGAGGACATGTCGCCCGTCAGCGTGCGTTCGGCGCTCGAGTTGCTGAGTGCAGCGTTTTCGGTGCATCCGGGCTTCGGCGAGGCGCGCATCCTCGAGCTGAATTCGCAATGCCGGCCGACCTTGCCCGATCACCGTCCCGCGCTGCTGTGGGACGGTGCGCGCACGCTGCGTGTGAACGGCCTGTACCGGCATGGTTTTATGATCGCGCCCGAAGTCGCTGACGAAGCCGTGCGCTTCGCCAGCGCGCTGCTCGACGGCCGCGTCGGTGACGCCGACGCATTCGCCGGCTGGCGGCGCGACGCGCGCTGGAGCGAGCTGTTCCAGCAGGATTTCGCGCGGGAGCCCACCTGA
- a CDS encoding ABC transporter ATP-binding protein/permease: MTPHTSASPALPPDEKVSAWSLIKPYWVSEERGIAWGLLVAIIVMNLLVVWINVRLNRWSADFYNALQAKNVRDFPHLLMIFSGLAFGFIILAVYGRYLRQMLGFRWRQWLTTRYLNEWLNDSAFYRIERDRLADNPDQRISDDLQSFATTTLSLTLDLLSTVVTLVSFITILWSLAGALSISLGGMPLHIPGYMVWAAALYAVVGSLVTQKVGHPLVSVNYQAQKVEADFRFGLIRLRENAEQIAFYNGMETEKTNARTLFGRIRDNWWQVMKYTKRLTFVLSFYGQIAIIFPIVVAAPRYFAGAFTFGVLMQISSAFGTVSDSFSWFINSYTSLVEWRATVNRLREFKRVVHSPRLKESVSPATEHGGINLHFVDSNTLTTDSLQLALPNGNPLSRIRDIAIRPGSRWLVRGPSGAGKSTLMRALAGLWPFGDGSIDAPVNARMMFIPQISYMPIGTLKAALAYPSAVDTYSDDECRDALVVCHLSEYADRLQESAHWTRVLSPGEQQRFAAARVLLHKPDYLFLDEATSALDAENEARLYRLFTERLPKAAIVSVAHRESLAAFHDETLDVERSPEAVAA; this comes from the coding sequence ATGACACCACATACTTCTGCCAGCCCCGCGCTGCCGCCCGACGAAAAGGTTTCCGCCTGGAGCCTGATCAAGCCCTACTGGGTTTCCGAGGAACGAGGCATCGCGTGGGGGCTGCTCGTCGCGATCATCGTGATGAACCTGCTCGTCGTCTGGATCAACGTGCGACTGAACCGCTGGAGCGCGGACTTCTATAACGCGCTGCAGGCGAAAAACGTCCGCGACTTCCCGCATCTGCTGATGATTTTTAGCGGACTCGCGTTCGGTTTCATCATCCTCGCCGTGTATGGACGCTATCTGCGCCAGATGCTCGGCTTTCGGTGGCGTCAGTGGCTGACCACACGCTATCTGAACGAGTGGCTCAACGACAGCGCGTTCTACCGCATCGAGCGCGACCGCCTCGCCGACAACCCCGACCAGCGGATCAGCGACGACCTGCAGTCGTTCGCGACCACCACGCTGTCGCTGACGCTCGATCTGCTGTCGACCGTCGTCACGCTCGTGTCGTTCATCACGATACTGTGGTCGCTCGCGGGCGCGTTGAGCATCTCGCTCGGCGGCATGCCGCTGCATATCCCGGGCTACATGGTGTGGGCTGCCGCGCTGTATGCGGTGGTCGGCTCGCTCGTCACGCAGAAGGTCGGCCATCCGCTCGTGTCGGTCAATTATCAGGCGCAGAAAGTCGAGGCGGATTTCCGTTTCGGCCTGATCCGGCTGCGTGAGAACGCCGAGCAGATCGCGTTCTACAACGGCATGGAAACCGAGAAGACGAACGCGCGCACATTGTTCGGCCGCATCCGCGACAACTGGTGGCAGGTGATGAAGTACACCAAGCGCCTGACCTTCGTGTTGAGCTTCTATGGCCAGATCGCGATCATTTTTCCGATCGTCGTCGCCGCGCCGCGCTACTTCGCGGGCGCGTTCACGTTCGGCGTGCTGATGCAGATTTCGAGCGCGTTCGGCACCGTCAGCGACTCGTTCTCGTGGTTCATCAACAGTTATACGAGCCTCGTCGAATGGCGCGCGACCGTGAACCGGTTGCGCGAATTCAAGCGCGTCGTGCATTCGCCGCGGCTGAAGGAATCGGTGTCGCCGGCCACCGAACACGGCGGCATCAATCTGCATTTCGTCGACAGCAATACGCTGACTACCGACAGCCTCCAGCTCGCGTTGCCGAATGGCAACCCGCTGTCGCGCATCCGCGATATCGCGATCCGGCCGGGCTCGCGCTGGCTCGTGCGCGGTCCGTCGGGCGCGGGCAAGAGCACGCTGATGCGCGCGCTCGCGGGCCTGTGGCCGTTCGGCGACGGCTCGATCGACGCGCCAGTCAACGCACGCATGATGTTCATTCCGCAGATCAGCTACATGCCGATCGGCACCTTAAAGGCGGCGCTCGCGTATCCGTCGGCGGTGGACACCTATAGCGACGACGAATGCCGCGATGCATTGGTCGTCTGCCATCTGTCGGAATACGCGGACCGTTTGCAGGAATCGGCGCACTGGACCCGCGTGCTGTCGCCGGGCGAGCAGCAGCGCTTCGCTGCCGCGCGGGTGCTGCTGCACAAGCCCGACTATCTGTTCCTCGACGAAGCGACCAGCGCGCTCGACGCGGAAAACGAGGCGCGGCTCTATCGGCTGTTCACGGAGCGGCTGCCGAAGGCGGCGATCGTCAGTGTCGCGCATCGCGAATCGCTTGCCGCGTTCCATGACGAAACGCTCGACGTCGAGCGTTCGCCCGAAGCGGTCGCGGCGTGA